From a region of the Gemmatimonadota bacterium genome:
- the thiS gene encoding sulfur carrier protein ThiS: MGEFLLNGKSHPTAPGMTVSDLLRGLKLDPRWVVAEVNGQATGRELFDRTRISPGDRVELVRPMAGG, from the coding sequence ATGGGTGAGTTCCTGCTGAACGGCAAGTCCCATCCGACAGCACCGGGCATGACCGTCTCGGACCTTCTCCGAGGGCTGAAACTCGACCCGCGCTGGGTGGTGGCGGAAGTGAACGGACAGGCGACAGGGCGCGAACTCTTCGACCGGACCCGGATCAGCCCGGGCGACCGCGTGGAACTGGTTCGGCCGATGGCGGGGGGGTAG
- a CDS encoding thiazole synthase: protein MADTLQIAGQDFSSRLLVGTGKFVSPEIMRSAIDATGSEIVTVALRRVDLDSREPNLLEFINRERVQLLPNTSGAVDAGEAVRLARLARAAGLSEWVKLEVTPDPRWLLPDPVETLAATETLVKEGFVVLPYIGADPVLAKRLEEAGAATVMPLGSPIGSNRGLKTRDSVAIIVEQAGVPVVVDAGLGAPSHAAEAMELGADAVLVNTALAVARDPVAMAHAFRLGVEAGRQGYLAGTAAPRAGAEASSPLTGFLGSAP from the coding sequence ATGGCCGACACGCTCCAGATTGCGGGGCAGGACTTTTCATCCCGGCTCCTTGTGGGGACCGGGAAGTTCGTCTCGCCGGAGATCATGCGATCCGCGATCGACGCCACGGGATCGGAGATTGTGACGGTCGCGCTTCGACGCGTGGATCTTGATTCGCGGGAACCGAACCTGCTGGAGTTCATCAACCGGGAACGCGTTCAGCTTCTGCCCAACACCTCCGGTGCGGTCGACGCGGGCGAAGCGGTTCGCCTGGCCCGGCTTGCAAGGGCGGCGGGTCTCTCCGAATGGGTGAAGCTGGAAGTGACGCCCGACCCGCGCTGGCTGCTTCCCGATCCCGTGGAGACGCTGGCCGCGACGGAGACGCTGGTGAAGGAGGGGTTTGTGGTGCTGCCCTACATCGGCGCGGACCCGGTGCTCGCGAAGCGGCTGGAGGAGGCGGGTGCCGCCACGGTGATGCCGCTGGGATCGCCGATCGGGTCGAATCGCGGGCTGAAGACGCGCGACTCGGTGGCGATCATCGTGGAGCAGGCCGGAGTGCCTGTGGTAGTGGACGCGGGGCTCGGCGCGCCTTCGCACGCGGCGGAAGCCATGGAACTGGGCGCGGACGCGGTGCTGGTGAACACTGCCCTTGCGGTCGCCCGGGATCCCGTGGCGATGGCGCACGCGTTCCGACTGGGTGTGGAAGCCGGGCGCCAGGGCTATCTTGCGGGGACCGCGGCGCCGCGAGCCGGGGCGGAAGCCTCGAGTCCGCTCACCGGGTTTCTGGGCAGCGCGCCTTGA
- a CDS encoding glycosyltransferase, which produces MSTVDILLPVRDSVATLPDALEGIRTQTLPDFRCLILDDGSRDASAEVGERYAAEDGRFEIVRGERRGLVPTLNDGLARVRAPLVARMDADDEMMPERLAEQVAFLRADPEGTVVSSLVEFFGESVSEGLRGYERWLNSLVTHRAVTRDLLVESPLPHPSVMVRTDALRAVNGYSDGPFPEDYDLWLRGWRAGWRFGKVPKVLTRIREHRRRLTWTDSRYSPRAFLECKAEHLAGTLREREHATGDGEVHAIVWGAGRDGKRMAKALRKGGVALRHFVDIAPTKVGRRTMGVPILPAETLVERPDCVVLACVGTKGARAQIRERLARWGYAEGRDFFCLA; this is translated from the coding sequence ATGTCCACTGTCGACATACTGCTGCCCGTGCGCGATTCGGTTGCGACGCTGCCCGATGCACTCGAAGGAATCCGAACCCAGACACTGCCTGACTTCCGCTGCCTCATCCTGGACGATGGGTCGCGAGACGCATCCGCGGAAGTGGGGGAGCGTTACGCCGCGGAGGACGGTCGCTTTGAGATCGTGCGCGGGGAGCGACGCGGACTGGTCCCGACTCTCAATGACGGACTGGCCCGCGTGCGTGCGCCGCTCGTAGCCCGCATGGACGCCGACGACGAAATGATGCCGGAGCGCCTTGCGGAACAGGTCGCGTTCCTTCGCGCGGATCCGGAGGGGACCGTGGTGTCGTCGCTGGTGGAGTTCTTTGGCGAGAGCGTGTCGGAGGGGCTTCGCGGTTATGAGCGATGGCTGAACTCGCTGGTGACGCATCGCGCGGTGACCCGTGACCTTCTGGTCGAGTCCCCGCTTCCGCATCCATCGGTCATGGTGCGCACGGATGCGTTGCGCGCCGTGAACGGATACTCCGACGGGCCTTTCCCGGAAGACTATGACCTCTGGCTGCGCGGCTGGCGGGCCGGGTGGCGGTTTGGAAAAGTACCCAAAGTGCTGACGCGTATTCGCGAACACAGGAGAAGGCTCACCTGGACGGATTCGCGGTATTCGCCCCGGGCTTTTCTGGAGTGCAAGGCGGAGCACCTGGCCGGGACTCTTCGGGAGCGAGAGCATGCGACCGGCGACGGAGAGGTCCACGCGATCGTCTGGGGCGCGGGACGCGACGGGAAGCGCATGGCGAAGGCGCTGCGGAAGGGCGGGGTGGCTCTCCGGCACTTTGTGGACATCGCGCCGACAAAGGTCGGCCGCCGCACGATGGGCGTGCCCATTCTCCCGGCTGAAACGCTGGTCGAGCGGCCGGATTGCGTGGTGCTGGCGTGCGTGGGAACGAAAGGCGCGCGCGCCCAGATCCGCGAGCGGCTAGCGCGGTGGGGATACGCCGAGGGCCGGGACTTCTTCTGCCTGGCCTGA
- a CDS encoding aldo/keto reductase, with protein sequence MRYRSLGEHPIEVSEVGLGTWQAGGSILLGGAPTGYGAVPRSEAKRGIERALDAGVNFFDTADSYGLGRAERILGEVVGPRRGQVVLATKCGWVPDGIERWTKDLSREHIHAAARRSATRLRVDTLDLLQLHAIPDEGAETDRALDALDELKASGLIRLGGVSVGTDYEAGVRLLGSGRVDVVQATFNLLQQGALTELLPAALEHRVAVIASIPLAYGFLSGRYTRKTEFPPDDWRSSLTREEVEARVARAEEFRFLSTDGGRTLMEAALLFTLSHPAVAATIPGFRSPEQVDGLVGSLRTPALTDIEIARARELGRSRTAGAPVPG encoded by the coding sequence ATGAGATACCGTTCCCTGGGGGAGCACCCCATCGAGGTGTCCGAAGTCGGGCTCGGCACATGGCAGGCGGGGGGGTCCATCCTCCTCGGCGGTGCGCCGACCGGATACGGCGCCGTACCCCGAAGTGAAGCGAAGCGCGGGATCGAGCGTGCGCTGGATGCCGGTGTGAACTTCTTCGATACAGCGGACTCCTACGGTCTGGGCCGCGCCGAACGCATTCTGGGAGAGGTGGTCGGGCCGCGTCGCGGACAGGTGGTGCTGGCGACCAAGTGCGGCTGGGTTCCTGATGGTATCGAGCGATGGACGAAGGACCTCTCACGCGAACACATTCACGCGGCGGCACGACGCTCGGCGACCCGGCTTCGCGTAGACACGCTGGACCTTCTGCAGCTTCACGCGATCCCGGACGAGGGTGCGGAAACGGATCGCGCGCTCGATGCGCTTGATGAGTTGAAGGCGTCCGGCCTCATCCGGCTTGGCGGCGTGAGCGTCGGCACGGACTACGAAGCCGGTGTCCGACTGCTTGGCTCCGGCCGGGTGGATGTTGTGCAGGCCACCTTCAATCTGCTGCAGCAGGGCGCGCTCACGGAGCTGCTGCCTGCGGCTCTGGAACACCGGGTGGCGGTCATCGCCTCCATTCCGCTGGCCTACGGATTTCTCTCGGGGCGGTACACCCGAAAGACCGAGTTCCCGCCCGACGACTGGCGAAGCAGCCTCACGCGGGAAGAGGTGGAAGCGCGCGTCGCCCGTGCCGAGGAGTTTCGTTTCCTTTCGACTGACGGCGGTCGCACCCTGATGGAAGCGGCGCTGCTCTTCACACTGTCGCACCCGGCGGTGGCGGCCACGATCCCCGGCTTTCGCAGCCCCGAGCAGGTGGACGGACTGGTCGGGAGTCTCCGCACGCCTGCGCTGACGGACATCGAGATCGCGCGGGCGCGGGAACTCGGCCGGAGCCGTACGGCGGGGGCCCCCGTGCCCGGATAG
- a CDS encoding sulfatase-like hydrolase/transferase, whose translation MATATMVALLAGVLAPGCSTPPEGPGVLLVTLDTTRPDRIGAYGHPDAHTPHLDALARSGTLFELGIADVPVTLPSHTTLMTGIPALGHGVRYNADFKVAESAVTLAEKLRDAGYATGAVISALVLDSKFGIAQGFDHYDDDLTPGYVKHDESLYPDQTHWLPKADRRAAEAVDRSIAWLAGAPRPFFLWTHIYDPHFPFDPPPPWSARTADLYLAEIEYTDHQLGRLMKRLAASALSEETVIVVTADHGEGLDQHREDGHGIFLYDDTIRVPLVIHAPGADCAGRVIPDQVRTMDVAATVLELAGAAEPSLGLGGSLVPLMRGIGPAPDSVAYCESIKTKLFYGGSGLKAIRTRNAKFVWAPRPELYDLARDPGETRSLPDDADRMRRFLATQVAAILSAGEATVEAANPDAETLEALASLGYLGGSGGTARPGTTEEEMHLTGYDPKDLVDVSMAAREIQNGFFDSGERKLRRFFRTAPTPRDDRQMTRLWAAAHQNYAKIWMVRKDYAAAAKEYRLACETDPTYDAARWSLIFALNLARDEEAAVREGGRILEEWPRSWRVRFHRGIALAEMGNTDEATAELDRILRDAPQSHDARKLAAYYRPRLGTPSEAEALAAYRQGG comes from the coding sequence TTGGCGACCGCCACCATGGTGGCGCTGCTGGCGGGCGTACTGGCCCCCGGCTGCTCCACCCCGCCGGAAGGCCCCGGCGTGCTCCTCGTGACGCTGGACACGACGCGCCCCGACCGCATCGGCGCATACGGACACCCCGATGCGCACACGCCCCACCTTGACGCGCTCGCCCGCTCCGGAACGCTCTTTGAACTGGGGATCGCGGATGTCCCCGTCACGCTTCCCAGCCATACCACGCTCATGACCGGCATCCCCGCGCTCGGACATGGCGTGCGCTACAACGCGGACTTCAAGGTGGCCGAAAGCGCCGTCACTCTCGCGGAGAAGCTCCGGGATGCCGGGTATGCGACCGGGGCCGTCATCTCCGCGCTGGTGCTGGATTCGAAGTTCGGGATCGCGCAGGGATTCGACCACTACGACGACGACCTCACGCCGGGGTATGTGAAGCACGACGAGTCGCTCTACCCCGATCAGACGCACTGGCTCCCCAAGGCGGACCGGCGCGCGGCGGAAGCGGTCGACCGTTCCATCGCGTGGCTTGCCGGGGCGCCCCGGCCGTTCTTCCTGTGGACGCACATCTACGACCCGCACTTCCCCTTCGACCCACCCCCGCCGTGGAGTGCTCGCACGGCGGATCTGTATCTGGCCGAGATCGAATATACGGATCACCAGTTGGGCCGTCTGATGAAGCGACTGGCCGCGTCCGCGCTGTCGGAAGAAACCGTGATCGTGGTGACCGCCGACCATGGAGAGGGGCTCGATCAGCATCGCGAGGACGGACACGGCATCTTCCTGTACGACGACACCATTCGCGTACCGCTCGTGATCCACGCGCCCGGGGCCGACTGCGCAGGACGGGTCATTCCGGATCAGGTGCGCACGATGGATGTCGCGGCCACCGTGCTGGAACTTGCGGGCGCGGCGGAGCCTTCGCTCGGGCTGGGGGGGTCGCTGGTCCCGCTGATGCGGGGAATCGGCCCGGCCCCGGACAGTGTGGCCTACTGCGAGTCGATCAAGACGAAGCTCTTCTACGGGGGATCGGGACTGAAGGCCATCCGAACGCGCAACGCCAAGTTCGTCTGGGCGCCACGGCCCGAACTCTACGATCTCGCGCGCGATCCGGGCGAAACCCGGTCGCTGCCCGACGACGCCGACCGGATGCGCCGGTTCCTTGCGACACAGGTGGCCGCCATCCTCTCCGCCGGGGAAGCCACGGTGGAAGCGGCGAACCCGGACGCCGAGACGCTGGAAGCGCTCGCCAGCCTGGGCTATCTGGGGGGGAGCGGCGGGACCGCACGACCCGGCACCACGGAGGAGGAAATGCACCTGACGGGCTATGACCCCAAGGATCTTGTCGATGTCTCCATGGCCGCCCGCGAAATCCAGAACGGCTTTTTCGACAGCGGAGAGAGGAAACTCCGCCGCTTCTTCCGCACCGCCCCCACCCCGCGGGATGATCGACAGATGACACGCCTGTGGGCTGCCGCGCATCAGAACTACGCGAAGATCTGGATGGTCCGAAAGGACTACGCCGCGGCGGCAAAGGAGTATCGGCTTGCCTGCGAAACGGATCCGACCTACGACGCCGCACGATGGAGTCTGATCTTCGCGCTGAATCTCGCGAGAGACGAGGAGGCCGCCGTTCGTGAGGGAGGGCGCATCTTGGAAGAGTGGCCCCGGTCATGGAGAGTGCGTTTCCATCGGGGAATCGCGCTGGCGGAAATGGGCAATACCGACGAGGCCACCGCGGAGCTTGATCGCATTCTTCGGGACGCGCCGCAATCCCATGACGCGCGAAAGCTGGCCGCCTACTATCGCCCCAGACTCGGAACGCCATCCGAAGCGGAGGCGCTCGCAGCCTATCGTCAGGGAGGGTGA
- the thiH gene encoding 2-iminoacetate synthase ThiH, which yields MSFAEVCADIGRKDLLRASASASAADVDRALASSSPDLFDFAVLLSPAADDRLEEMARASHEITMRRFGRTVQLYAPLYVSNECVESCTYCSFARENPVVRRTLTLPEVCEEAEMLRDAGFRHVLVVSGEHPRLVSPEYMASILRELAGDFASLSVEVQPQTTEVYREWTTAGADGLIVYQETYDREVYARVHTAGKKRDYDWRLQTPERGAEAGMRRIGIGALLGLADWRVEALHLAAHAQYLLRACWRTAVTVSLPRLRPAAYSIAAPHPVSDRDMARIVCALRILLPDVGIVLSTRESASFRDGLLPLGITQMSAGSKTEPGGYSGMDTEEQFSVEDARSPAEVAQAIRARGFDPVWKDWEAVLHG from the coding sequence TTGAGCTTCGCCGAGGTGTGCGCGGACATTGGCCGGAAGGACCTGTTGCGAGCGTCCGCGTCCGCGTCGGCGGCGGATGTGGATCGCGCGCTGGCGTCGTCCTCGCCGGATCTCTTCGACTTCGCGGTCCTTCTCTCCCCGGCGGCCGATGATCGCCTGGAAGAAATGGCCCGTGCCTCGCATGAGATCACCATGCGCCGGTTCGGGCGGACGGTGCAGCTGTATGCGCCGCTCTATGTGTCCAACGAATGCGTGGAGAGTTGCACCTACTGCAGCTTCGCACGGGAGAATCCGGTTGTGCGTCGTACGCTGACGCTTCCCGAGGTGTGCGAGGAAGCCGAGATGCTCCGCGACGCGGGGTTCCGGCATGTGCTGGTCGTGTCCGGAGAGCACCCGCGTCTGGTGTCGCCCGAGTACATGGCGTCGATACTGCGTGAACTGGCCGGGGACTTCGCGAGCCTGTCGGTGGAAGTGCAGCCGCAGACCACCGAGGTCTACCGGGAATGGACGACTGCGGGCGCGGACGGGCTGATCGTCTATCAGGAGACTTACGACCGCGAAGTCTACGCACGCGTGCATACCGCGGGGAAGAAGCGCGACTACGACTGGCGCCTCCAGACGCCGGAACGCGGTGCGGAAGCGGGGATGCGCCGAATCGGAATCGGGGCGCTTCTGGGGCTTGCGGACTGGCGCGTCGAGGCGCTCCACCTGGCGGCGCACGCGCAGTATCTTCTGCGCGCGTGCTGGAGGACGGCGGTCACGGTTTCGCTGCCGCGACTTCGGCCCGCCGCGTATTCCATTGCCGCGCCGCATCCCGTGTCGGACCGGGACATGGCGCGGATTGTCTGCGCGCTTCGAATCCTCCTTCCGGATGTGGGGATTGTCCTGTCCACGCGGGAGAGCGCGTCCTTCCGGGATGGACTGCTTCCCCTGGGCATCACGCAGATGAGTGCGGGTTCCAAAACCGAACCGGGCGGGTATTCCGGCATGGACACGGAAGAACAGTTCAGCGTGGAGGACGCCCGGTCACCGGCGGAAGTTGCGCAGGCCATTCGCGCGCGCGGCTTCGACCCGGTGTGGAAGGACTGGGAGGCGGTCCTGCATGGGTGA